In Nomia melanderi isolate GNS246 chromosome 5, iyNomMela1, whole genome shotgun sequence, a single genomic region encodes these proteins:
- the p23 gene encoding cytosolic prostaglandin E synthase has protein sequence MTQEGQLPPPPVMWAQRRDILYVTICLEDCKDPVIEIEPEMIYFKGVGGTEKKMHELTINLYNEILPNKTVKNLRGRTFELVLTKKEEGPYWPRLTKEKTKAHWLKSDFNKWKDEDDSDDESGMGGSNNLEEMMRQMGGLGGSGGSKPYFDDNSEDIGEEGEGIDSDDEDLPDLI, from the exons ATGACTCAAGAAGGCCA ATTGCCTCCTCCACCTGTTATGTGGGCTCAGAGAAgagatattttatatgtaaccATCTGCTTAGAAGACTGTAAAGATCCAGTTATTGAAATTGAACcagaaatgatatattttaaggGAGTCGGCGGAACGGAAAAGAAAATGCATGAACTTACAATTAATCTCTATAATGAAATTCTTCCAAACAAAACAGTTAAAAACTTGAGAGGAAGGACTTTCGAGTTAGTTCTTACTAAAAAAGAAGAAGGCCCGTATTGGCCAAGATTAACAAAGGAAAAGACAAAAGCTCATTGGTTAAAGAGCGACTTCAATAAATGGAAGGATGAAGATGATAGCGACGACGAGAGTGGCATGGGAGGAAGTAACAACTTGGAAGAA ATGATGAGACAAATGGGTGGCTTGGGTGGCTCGGGAGGCAGTAAGCCGTACTTTGATGATAATTCTGAGGATATAGGAGAAGAAGGCGAAGGAATTGATAGCGACGATGAAGATTTACCTGATCTGATCTGA